The following DNA comes from Gemmobacter sp..
TCGATCTTGTCATCATCGACAGTCCGCCGACACTGGCCGTGACCGACCCGGTGGTGATCTCGCGCTATGTCGGCGCGACCATCCTTGTCACGCGCCATCTGGAAACCATGCTGGGCGAGGTCGAGGCCGTGCGCCGCACCTTCGAGACGGCCGGCAGCCGGATCACCGGGGCCATCCTGAACGGCTACAAGGCGGCCGAGGGCAGCAAGTATGGCGGGCAGTACCACTACTACAACTACCGCTACAGCTACCGTTCCGGCAAGAAATGAGACTTTCGCCACGGTGATGACAGAGAGAGAAATACCGGATATTCCTTTTTATCCGGTAATTAAAAAAACCTGATAAAAAGAAATATTGGATTTTTCGGATTATCGGGTATCCTGCCGTGACAGGAGGTGCCCATGCCGACCGTCGTCATTGCGTCCCCGAAGGGTGGGGCGGGAAAATCCACCACCGCCATATTGCTTGGAACCGAGCTTGCCCAGGCCGGGGCCGAGGTTGTCCTGATCGACTGCGACCCGAACGGCTCGCTCGGGCTCTGGGCAGGCCGGGGGCGGATCCCGGACCGCATCCGGGTCCTGTCGGACATCGGGGAATCCGTGATTGTCCGGACCATCCGGGCCAACGATCAGGATGGCCGGATCGTGATCGTCGATCTGGAAGGGGTTGCCTCGCGCCTGGTGTCGCGGGCGATCAGCCAGGCCGATCTAGTCATCACGCCGATGCGCGCGACCACGCTGGATGCGACCGTGGGCATCCGCGCGCTGGCCCTGATCGCCGAGGAGGAAGAGGCGCTGGACCGCCGCATCCGCCATTCCGTGGTCTTCACCATGACCCGGGCGATCCGGTCCAAGCAGCATACGGGAATTGCCGAATCGCTGGCCGGGCAGGGTGTCGACGTGATCGAACCCTCGCTGATGGAACGGTCGGCCTTTTCCGCTCTGTTCGAGTTCGGTGGCAACCTGCGGGACATGCCGGCCCAAGGCAACATGGATGCCGCCATCGAGAATGCCGCCCAGTTTGCCCAGGCCGTCTATCGCCGCCTGATCGGAGAGTGAGCCATGCCGGAACCCAAGGCCTTCAGCATCGACCTTGCCAGCCTGCGCACCCGCGCCAAGGACGCAAGTCCCGCCAGTGTGGAACTGGCCGACCGCGTCGCCGAGGAACAGGGTTTTGTCTCGCGCGACCCGGTCAAACGCCGCGGCCGCAAGCCAAGCCCCCGCACCGGGCAGGTTCACGCCAAGGTCATGCCGCAGGTCGCAGAGCAGATCGCCGCCGAGGCCCGGCGCCGCGGGGTGCAGCAGGGTGTACTGATCGAGGAAGCTTGGGCGCTCTACCGGGAAAAATCCGGTAAATAGAAAAATCCGGTTTTACTCGTTGCGTGGTCATGCAGGCCATCGTGCGCTGCAGTCAGGGATTATTGACCGGCCTAGCCCCATGGTCCGGGCGAAGCAGTCAACCCGGAGTGCCACCATGTCCAGCCCGTTCCAGAACCGCGCCGCCTCGCCTGGCGGTCCCGCGACCGATATCGTTCCCGTCACCCCGTCCAACCTGACGGATCTGTCGCAGGGGACCGCGGCGCTTTATGTCGAAACCGGCGGCACCCTGGCCATTCAGAGCGATGTCGGCGCGCAGCGGACCTTGGTCGTGGCGGATTTCCCCATCCTACCTGTCCGGGTGCGGCGCGTTCTGCAGACCGGAACTACTGCGACCGGCATCCATGCCATGGTCCTGACATGAAGCTTGTCACCGATCTTGCGCTGACGGGCA
Coding sequences within:
- a CDS encoding ParA family protein, producing MPTVVIASPKGGAGKSTTAILLGTELAQAGAEVVLIDCDPNGSLGLWAGRGRIPDRIRVLSDIGESVIVRTIRANDQDGRIVIVDLEGVASRLVSRAISQADLVITPMRATTLDATVGIRALALIAEEEEALDRRIRHSVVFTMTRAIRSKQHTGIAESLAGQGVDVIEPSLMERSAFSALFEFGGNLRDMPAQGNMDAAIENAAQFAQAVYRRLIGE
- a CDS encoding chromosome partitioning protein ParB, whose product is MPEPKAFSIDLASLRTRAKDASPASVELADRVAEEQGFVSRDPVKRRGRKPSPRTGQVHAKVMPQVAEQIAAEARRRGVQQGVLIEEAWALYREKSGK
- a CDS encoding spike base protein, RCAP_Rcc01079 family, with the translated sequence MSSPFQNRAASPGGPATDIVPVTPSNLTDLSQGTAALYVETGGTLAIQSDVGAQRTLVVADFPILPVRVRRVLQTGTTATGIHAMVLT